From a region of the Acidobacteriota bacterium genome:
- the cydB gene encoding cytochrome d ubiquinol oxidase subunit II, with translation MVIHELWFVVLAFMLTGYAVLDGFDLGVGALHLFVGRNASERGRAIDTIGPVWNGNEVWLLAAGGSMVVAFPAVYAASFSGFYLALMVVLWLLLLRGISIEFRHQVDSPLWHEVWDVVFCGASALLAVLFGVAVGNVLRGVPLDARGEFQGSFALMLNPFAVLGGVLSLATLSLHGAAWLAHKTDGQLQPRARRLVGWMWWVVLALLAAMVAASFVVRPDFTTNFTRWPVLLAFPLIGLGGAAYLRRAWARHDNRGAFLGSATLIAGTLASAAAGLFPHLLPALPGSSHPGLDIYNASSPAGSMRIALGIYLFGMTLVTVYLVNIYRIWKGKSQQYYI, from the coding sequence TTGGTGATTCACGAACTCTGGTTTGTCGTCCTCGCCTTCATGCTTACCGGCTATGCCGTGCTCGACGGCTTCGACCTTGGCGTCGGCGCGCTGCACCTTTTCGTCGGGCGGAACGCGAGCGAGCGTGGACGCGCGATCGACACGATTGGCCCGGTCTGGAACGGCAACGAGGTCTGGCTGCTCGCGGCGGGCGGATCCATGGTTGTCGCCTTTCCGGCCGTGTATGCCGCCAGCTTCAGCGGCTTCTACCTGGCGTTGATGGTGGTGCTCTGGCTGCTGCTCCTGCGCGGGATCAGCATCGAGTTCCGCCACCAGGTGGACAGCCCGCTCTGGCACGAGGTGTGGGACGTGGTGTTCTGCGGCGCGAGCGCGCTGCTCGCCGTGCTGTTCGGCGTGGCGGTCGGCAACGTGCTGCGCGGCGTGCCGCTCGACGCACGCGGGGAGTTCCAGGGCTCGTTCGCGCTCATGCTGAACCCGTTCGCCGTGCTCGGCGGCGTGCTGTCGCTCGCCACGTTGTCGCTCCACGGCGCGGCGTGGCTCGCGCACAAGACCGACGGCCAGCTCCAGCCGCGCGCCCGCCGGCTGGTGGGATGGATGTGGTGGGTCGTCCTCGCGCTGCTCGCCGCGATGGTGGCCGCGTCATTCGTCGTGCGGCCGGATTTCACGACGAACTTCACGCGATGGCCGGTGCTGCTGGCCTTCCCGCTCATCGGTCTGGGAGGCGCCGCGTACCTGCGCCGCGCCTGGGCGCGCCACGACAACCGCGGGGCGTTTCTCGGCAGCGCCACGCTCATCGCCGGCACCCTCGCATCGGCGGCCGCCGGCCTGTTTCCGCACCTGCTCCCCGCGTTGCCCGGCTCTTCCCACCCTGGGCTCGACATCTACAACGCGTCCTCGCCGGCTGGCTCCATGCGCATCGCGCTGGGCATCTACCTGTTCGGCATGACGCTGGTCACTGTCTACCTGGTGAACATC
- a CDS encoding cytochrome ubiquinol oxidase subunit I, which translates to MTDAIYAARFQFAFTIMFHYLFPVLTMGLGVLIAVLKTLQIVKARDEYGDAARFWARIFAITFAAGVVTGIPMEFQFGTNWARFSRYAGPVVGQTLFMEGVFAFFAESAFLGVFLFGERRVNPLLHWLAAVMVGLGAVVSGYFIVATNAWMQNPVGYQIVNGRAELTSLWALLGNPYVRWMYPHVISGSMITGSMVMAGVGSYYLLSRREPELGRLSVRLGVTTGLIFALVSLFPTGSLHGENVARYQPVKMAAMEGVFETQEGAPLAIIGMPDTERRELLDPIFVPKMLSYLAYGDFRAKVVGLNDIPDDRQPPVELVYYAYHIMVGLGTIFIAVLGVAALLLWRGTLFTNRLWLWVLMLAMPFPYVANHAGWIVGEVGRQPWVVYGLQRTAEATSTNVSGGMTVFTLLGFMGLYLLLGLLYVFLFLKIVHQGSRHGHA; encoded by the coding sequence ATGACGGATGCGATATACGCGGCGCGGTTCCAGTTCGCCTTCACGATCATGTTTCACTACCTGTTCCCCGTCCTCACGATGGGGCTGGGCGTGCTGATCGCGGTGCTCAAGACGCTGCAGATCGTCAAGGCACGTGACGAGTACGGCGACGCGGCGCGGTTCTGGGCGCGCATCTTCGCCATCACGTTTGCGGCGGGTGTGGTCACCGGCATCCCGATGGAATTCCAGTTCGGCACGAACTGGGCGCGTTTCTCCCGGTACGCGGGGCCCGTCGTGGGGCAGACGCTGTTCATGGAGGGCGTGTTCGCGTTTTTCGCGGAGTCGGCGTTCCTGGGCGTGTTCCTGTTCGGCGAGCGCCGCGTCAACCCCCTTCTGCACTGGCTCGCGGCCGTGATGGTCGGCCTCGGCGCCGTCGTCTCCGGCTATTTCATCGTCGCGACCAACGCGTGGATGCAGAACCCGGTCGGCTACCAGATCGTCAACGGCCGTGCCGAGCTGACGAGCCTCTGGGCGCTGCTCGGCAACCCCTACGTGCGGTGGATGTATCCGCACGTGATTTCCGGATCGATGATCACCGGATCGATGGTGATGGCGGGCGTCGGTTCCTACTACCTGCTCTCGCGCCGCGAGCCGGAGCTGGGCCGCCTGTCGGTACGCCTCGGCGTCACGACCGGCCTGATCTTCGCGCTCGTGTCGCTCTTCCCCACCGGGTCGCTGCACGGGGAAAACGTGGCGCGGTATCAGCCCGTGAAGATGGCGGCCATGGAAGGCGTGTTCGAAACGCAGGAAGGGGCGCCGCTCGCCATCATCGGCATGCCGGACACGGAAAGGCGGGAACTGCTCGATCCGATCTTCGTCCCGAAGATGCTCAGCTACCTGGCCTATGGCGATTTCCGCGCCAAGGTCGTGGGTCTCAACGACATCCCGGACGATCGCCAGCCGCCGGTGGAGCTCGTGTATTACGCGTACCACATCATGGTGGGGCTCGGCACGATCTTCATCGCCGTGCTTGGCGTCGCCGCGCTGCTGCTCTGGCGCGGTACGCTCTTCACCAACAGGCTGTGGCTGTGGGTCCTGATGCTGGCAATGCCATTCCCATACGTTGCGAACCACGCGGGCTGGATCGTGGGCGAGGTCGGCCGGCAGCCCTGGGTCGTCTACGGGTTGCAGCGGACGGCCGAAGCCACCTCCACGAACGTCAGCGGGGGGATGACCGTCTTCACGCTGCTCGGCTTCATGGGGCTGTACCTGCTGCTGGGCCTCTTATACGTGTTCCTGTTCCTCAAGATCGTTCACCAGGGATCACGGCATGGGCACGCCTGA
- the hemG gene encoding protoporphyrinogen oxidase, which yields MKKVVIAGGGIAGLSLGFALQQRHVDVAVLERADRPGGNIRTANIDGFLCEWGPNGFLDNAPETLRLVEALGLTGRVVRSSDAARRRFIYRGGGLHEVPMGPGAFLTSGLLSLRGKLRIAAEPWAKPAPGGDETIYAFAARRIGSEAASVMVDPMVSGIFAGNARELSLAACFAKMVEMESQYGGLFRALLAKRREAAGRKREGGIDVGPTGTLTSFVGGTQDLIDALAARLGPALSLNTEVTGLSRGASGWDVATSRGPIAASAVVLAGAAGVSANLVQPLSYGLSATLRQIPSAPLAVVCLGYDEADLTRTRGPLDGFGFLVPRGEGLRILGALWDSSVYPHRAPEGRALIRVMIGGASDPQILSLSDDELLQTARDDLRRAMNLSVQPVLARVIRHPLGIPQYTVGHLDRLAEIDRRLAAWPGLFLGGNAYRGPSINACIADADRLADAVTARVHPTETTATEVVS from the coding sequence ATGAAGAAGGTTGTCATCGCGGGCGGCGGCATCGCCGGCCTTTCGCTCGGATTCGCGCTCCAGCAGCGGCACGTGGACGTTGCGGTCCTCGAACGTGCCGACCGCCCGGGCGGGAACATCCGCACGGCGAACATCGACGGATTTCTCTGCGAGTGGGGACCGAACGGGTTCCTCGACAACGCTCCGGAAACCCTCCGCCTCGTTGAAGCGCTCGGCCTGACTGGCCGGGTGGTCCGCAGCTCCGACGCCGCCAGGCGGCGCTTCATCTACCGCGGGGGAGGGCTCCACGAGGTGCCCATGGGCCCCGGTGCCTTTCTCACGAGCGGGTTGTTGTCGCTCCGCGGCAAGCTGCGGATCGCGGCCGAACCCTGGGCAAAGCCCGCCCCGGGCGGCGACGAAACGATCTACGCCTTCGCCGCGCGCCGCATCGGTTCGGAAGCGGCGTCCGTCATGGTGGACCCGATGGTGTCCGGCATCTTTGCCGGCAACGCCCGCGAGCTGTCGCTCGCGGCCTGCTTCGCGAAGATGGTGGAAATGGAGTCCCAATATGGCGGGCTCTTCAGGGCGCTCCTCGCGAAACGGCGCGAAGCCGCGGGCCGGAAGCGGGAGGGCGGCATCGACGTCGGTCCCACGGGCACGCTCACCTCGTTTGTCGGCGGCACGCAGGATCTCATCGACGCGCTGGCGGCGCGCCTCGGCCCGGCGCTCAGCCTCAATACCGAAGTCACCGGCCTCTCGCGCGGCGCCTCTGGCTGGGACGTGGCGACCTCCCGCGGGCCGATCGCGGCGAGCGCCGTCGTGCTGGCCGGCGCGGCCGGCGTCAGCGCGAATCTGGTCCAGCCGCTCTCATACGGGCTCTCAGCCACGCTCCGGCAGATTCCGAGCGCGCCGCTGGCTGTCGTGTGCCTCGGGTACGACGAGGCCGACCTGACCCGCACGCGCGGGCCGCTGGACGGATTCGGGTTCCTCGTGCCCAGGGGCGAAGGGCTCCGCATCCTCGGCGCGCTGTGGGACTCGAGCGTGTATCCCCACCGCGCGCCCGAGGGGCGCGCGCTGATCCGCGTGATGATTGGCGGCGCCAGCGATCCGCAGATCCTGTCGCTCTCCGACGACGAGCTGCTGCAGACGGCGCGGGACGACCTGCGGCGCGCGATGAACCTGTCCGTGCAGCCGGTGCTCGCACGGGTGATTCGACACCCGCTCGGTATTCCGCAGTACACTGTGGGCCATCTCGATCGCCTGGCCGAGATCGACCGCCGCCTCGCCGCGTGGCCCGGCCTGTTTCTCGGCGGCAACGCCTACCGCGGGCCCTCCATCAACGCATGCATCGCCGATGCGGACCGGCTCGCCGACGCCGTCACGGCGCGCGTCCATCCGACCGAGACCACGGCTACCGAGGTTGTTTCATGA
- the hemN gene encoding oxygen-independent coproporphyrinogen III oxidase produces the protein MQMGTALTTAQLVRIFDRPGPRYTSYPTAVEFTGEFGERDYLGRLDEAAAAVGEPLSLYVHLPFCQARCSFCGCSVIITEKRDVAARYLEYLHRELEMVAARLRGRRRVVQYHWGGGTPTYLEPAQMEALQAQVVRHFDIAADAEQAIEVDPRVTTRAHLDTLRRLGFNRLSVGVQDFSPIVQDAINRHQTEEATRELYAAARAAGFQSINFDLVYGLPQQTAESFTRTLESVAELRPDRLAVYSYAHVPWIKGNQKRIELKDLPPAEMKFELFSAALETFVGAGYRQVGMDHFAVPDDELALAAEGRVLHRNFMGYTTRPAPDQIGVGVTSIGDVRGAYAQNTKKLSTYYACIDNGRLPIEKGLVLTAEDRLRRHVITQLMCNFLADARETERRYGIRFDEHFAGELAVLRADGGPATYGFVRVAAEGVEVLPPGRRFVRNVCMAFDAYLGRHAAKPVFSRTV, from the coding sequence ATGCAGATGGGGACTGCACTGACAACCGCGCAACTGGTCCGGATTTTCGACCGGCCGGGGCCGCGCTATACCTCGTATCCGACGGCCGTGGAATTCACCGGCGAGTTCGGCGAACGGGACTACCTGGGCAGGCTCGACGAGGCGGCCGCGGCAGTCGGCGAGCCGCTTTCGCTCTACGTGCACCTGCCGTTCTGCCAGGCGCGCTGCTCGTTCTGCGGCTGTTCGGTCATCATCACGGAAAAGCGGGACGTGGCCGCCCGCTACCTCGAGTACCTGCACCGCGAGCTCGAGATGGTGGCGGCGCGCCTGCGCGGGCGGCGCCGCGTCGTGCAGTACCACTGGGGCGGCGGCACGCCGACCTACCTCGAGCCGGCGCAGATGGAAGCGCTCCAGGCGCAGGTCGTCCGGCACTTCGATATCGCCGCTGACGCCGAGCAGGCCATTGAAGTCGACCCCCGCGTCACGACGCGCGCGCACCTCGACACGCTGCGCCGCCTCGGCTTCAACCGGCTGTCGGTGGGCGTGCAGGACTTTTCGCCGATCGTGCAGGACGCGATCAACCGCCACCAGACCGAGGAAGCGACGCGCGAGCTGTACGCGGCGGCGCGCGCTGCCGGGTTTCAGTCAATCAACTTCGATCTCGTGTACGGGCTGCCGCAGCAGACCGCGGAGAGCTTCACGCGCACGTTGGAGTCGGTCGCCGAGCTGAGGCCCGATCGTCTCGCGGTGTACTCCTACGCCCACGTGCCCTGGATCAAAGGCAACCAGAAGCGGATCGAGCTGAAAGACCTTCCGCCCGCCGAGATGAAATTCGAGCTGTTCTCGGCCGCCCTGGAGACGTTCGTCGGGGCGGGGTATCGGCAGGTCGGCATGGATCACTTCGCGGTGCCGGACGACGAGCTGGCGCTCGCGGCCGAGGGACGCGTGCTGCATCGCAACTTCATGGGCTACACGACGCGCCCGGCGCCGGATCAAATCGGCGTAGGCGTGACGTCGATCGGCGACGTGCGCGGCGCCTACGCGCAGAACACGAAGAAGCTCAGCACGTACTACGCGTGCATCGACAATGGCCGGCTGCCCATCGAGAAGGGGCTGGTCCTCACCGCCGAAGACCGGCTGCGGCGGCATGTCATCACGCAGCTGATGTGCAACTTCCTGGCGGACGCCCGCGAGACCGAGCGGCGGTATGGCATCCGCTTCGACGAGCACTTCGCGGGTGAGCTTGCGGTGCTGCGGGCCGATGGGGGGCCGGCCACCTACGGCTTCGTGCGGGTCGCGGCGGAGGGGGTCGAAGTCCTCCCGCCGGGGCGCCGCTTCGTGCGCAACGTCTGCATGGCATTCGACGCCTACCTGGGGCGGCACGCCGCGAAGCCCGTTTTCTCACGCACGGTCTAG
- the hemH gene encoding ferrochelatase, whose translation MPETIGVVLFNMGGPENLDAVEPFLVNVFSDRAIIELPLGAVVQPIFARVIARARRGSVRRNYEGIGGGSPQLPLTRAQAEALEERLNRSDKWDSHTYPRHAADKCDCPTYSVFTAFRYTRPSAADTLEAMAGRGIHRVITVPLYPHYSRATTGSSQADFDRALTDTRWRRHGFDVTHVHSYPDDPLYLEAFASRIREAYDAMTPEGRRDGVILFSAHGLPQKFVDSGDPYVTHIEATRQGLLDRLRLPNRQVLAYQSRTGPVRWIGPGTEETIEELAAAGVKHLLVVPLSFVSDHIETLYEIDQLFGEAARKAGIIEYRRPEALNTHPQFIESLARQVERVAAAQRVAAAQ comes from the coding sequence ATGCCGGAGACGATCGGAGTCGTACTGTTCAACATGGGCGGACCGGAAAACCTCGACGCCGTCGAGCCCTTCCTGGTCAACGTCTTTTCGGATCGCGCCATTATCGAGCTGCCCCTGGGCGCCGTCGTGCAGCCGATCTTCGCGCGCGTCATCGCCCGGGCGCGCCGCGGATCGGTGCGCCGCAACTACGAGGGCATCGGCGGCGGGTCGCCGCAGCTGCCGCTGACGCGCGCGCAGGCGGAGGCGCTCGAGGAGCGGCTGAATAGGTCGGATAAGTGGGACAGTCACACTTATCCTCGTCATGCTGCGGATAAGTGTGACTGTCCCACTTATTCCGTCTTCACGGCGTTTCGCTACACGCGCCCGTCGGCGGCCGACACGCTCGAGGCGATGGCCGGCCGCGGCATCCACCGCGTCATCACTGTCCCGCTCTATCCGCACTACTCGCGCGCGACGACCGGCTCGTCGCAGGCGGATTTCGATCGCGCGCTGACAGACACGCGCTGGCGGCGCCACGGGTTTGACGTCACGCACGTCCACAGCTACCCGGACGACCCGCTGTACCTCGAGGCGTTCGCGTCGCGAATCCGCGAGGCGTACGACGCCATGACGCCCGAGGGGCGGCGCGACGGCGTCATCCTGTTCAGCGCGCACGGCCTCCCGCAGAAGTTCGTGGACTCGGGCGATCCGTACGTGACGCACATCGAGGCGACGCGGCAGGGGCTCCTCGATCGGCTCCGGCTCCCCAACCGGCAGGTGCTCGCCTACCAGTCGCGCACCGGCCCGGTTCGCTGGATCGGGCCCGGCACCGAGGAAACGATTGAAGAACTGGCGGCGGCCGGCGTGAAGCACCTGCTGGTGGTGCCGCTGTCGTTCGTCTCGGATCACATCGAGACGCTGTATGAAATCGACCAGCTGTTCGGGGAAGCGGCGCGCAAGGCTGGCATCATCGAGTACCGCCGGCCCGAGGCGCTCAACACGCACCCGCAGTTCATCGAGTCGCTGGCCCGGCAGGTCGAACGCGTCGCGGCGGCGCAACGGGTGGCGGCCGCGCAGTAG